Below is a window of Mycolicibacterium rhodesiae NBB3 DNA.
TCGAGCTGGCTCAGCCGTCGTCGTTGCCGCCACTCGCGCATCATCGTGCCGAAGGGCGGAGATTGCACATGAGCGGTGGTCACGGGCTCAGTCTCGCCCACCCGACGAGGTGTGGCCATTACGTGCCAGGTAATTGCGCCGCTTACCTGGCCCCTGGATCGTGGGAGGCAGGAGACGAGCTGAGGAGACAACGATGCGGACGACATCTTCGGACGAGCGGCCGATTCCGCGGTGGCTGCACTTCGTGCTGATCTCCGACCGCGCCGGGTCGTCGTGGTACATCGGCATCGGATTCTTCTTCGCTCCGGTGCTGGTGCTGCTCTCGCCGTGGCCGACCGTCACCGCCGTCGCCTGGGTCGCCATTGGGCTGGCGGGTCTGTGGCTCGGCCTGCTCGGCATCGCCATGGCCACGGGTCTCACGATGGCGATGCGGTCCAACGTCGAGATTCCCGAGGAGTACTGGCGCTCGTTGGTCGACTACCCGGTCAGGTAGCCCCCGCGCCGGTGTAGTCGACCTGCCAGTGCTTGATTCCGTTCAGCCACCCTGACCGGAGCCGTTCGGGCGCCGAAATCGGTGTGAGGTCGGGCATCTCGTCGGCGATCGCGTTGAAGATCAGATCGATCGTCATCCTCGCGAGGTTCGCACCGATGCAGTAGTGGGCGCCGGTGCCGCCGAATCCCACGTGCGGGTTGGGGTCACGCAAGATGTTGAACGTGTAGGGATCGTCGAAGACGTCCTCGTCGAAGTTGGCCGAGCGGTAGAAGATCACCACCCGGTCGTCTTTCTTGATCTTGACCCCGCTGAGTTCAGTGTCCTCGAGCGCGGTGCGCTGGAAGGAGGTGACAGGCGTTGCCCAGCGGACGATTTCGTCCGCCGCCGTCGCCGGCCGCTCCCGCTTGAAAAGCTCCCACTGGTCGGGAAATTCGGTGAAGGCCATCATGCCCTGGGTGATCGAGTTGCGCGTCGTTTCATTGCCCGCCACCGCGAGCAGGATCACGAAGAAGCCGAACTCGTCGTCGGTGAGCTTGTGGCCTTCGACATCGGCCTGCACCAGTTTGGTGACGAGGTCGTCGCCTGGATTCTTGCCCCGTTCGGCGGCCATCTGCATGCCGTACATGATCAGCTCGACCGATGCGGCCGTCGGGTCGTTCCTGCCGTACTCGGGGTCCTGGTCGCCGACCATCTGATTCGACCATTCGAACAGCTTCATGCGGTCTTCTTGGGGCACACCCATCAGCCCGGCGATCGCCTGCAACGGAAGCTCACAGGACACCTGCTCGACGAAATCGCCGGACCCTTCGGCCGCGGCTCGCTTGACGATGTCGCGGGCCCGAAGACGAAGCTCCTCGCGCAATGATTCGATGGCTCGCGGAGTGAAGGCGCGCGAGATGATCTTGCGCAGATGCGTGTGATGCGGCGCGTCCTGGTTGAGCAGAACGACCTTGCCCGCCTCCAGCGACGCCGGATCAGCTTCGTCGCGGTAGCGCGGTAATGCGGTCTTCTTGTTGCTGGAGAAGACGTCGCTGCGCCGCGACACCTCTTTGACATCCTTGTGCTTGGTCACCACCCAGAAGCCGTCGTCGCCGAAGGCGAGGTTGCCCCGCTCCTGCTTTTGCCACCAGATCGGAGCCACCTTCCGCATGTGCGCGAGCTCCTCGATCGGCAGCCGTTCGGCGTAGATGTCGGGGTCGGTGAAGTCGAATCCGGGCGGCAGGTTCGGAGTGGGCATCAGTAAATCCTCGGCATCCCTCGTATGACGTCGTCTAGTGGCGGTAATGCATTGCTACACCACAGGCCGGACCGCTGCGGCAGGTTCCGGATACTCCGAAGTGGAACGTGTTCCCGTCCCGTCGCAGTTCTTGACCGGTTGTTCACATGGGACACAGGTGTAACAATTTTGACGATCAAACTGAAGCAACCGGTAGGCCGGATTCCGGTCCGCATGTGAGAGGGGCTTGGGTGAGAATCGACATCGAGGTTAAAGCGGCGGCAGTGGCCTCCGCAGGCCTTGGGACACTCGCCGCGCTGTTGGCCGGTGCGACGACCGCGCAGGCTGATCCGGGCGTCCCCGCTCCGCCTCAGCCGCCACCCGCGCTGGTCGCGCCCGCCGTTCCCGGTCCGCCGCTCGCACCGCCTCCTGCGGCGCCGGTTGCCGCAACTGCTCCCGCCGCTCCTGGCGTGCCCGCGCCGGTACTCGCCGCGCCGGTCGCCGACGGTGCGCCCGTACCGGCGGCAGAACCCGTCCCGCCCGCAGAAGTACCGCACCTCGTAAGCCCCGAGAATCTGCCTCCGGGCACCAGCATGACGCCGGCGGGTCCGGGGCAGCACAGTAGCGGCTCGTACCTGCGTGAACTCTGGCATGCGGTCCAGACGCAAGAGGTCAGCGGTAAGGACGCGCTGCTTCTGCTGACCCAGCGCCCGCTGCGGGCCAACTCCACACCGCCACCCGGACTCGCCGCGAACCCACCCGAGCAGATGCCTGCGACGCCACCTCTCGGCGACCCGCTGCCGCCCGCCGCTGCCCCGATCCTGCCGGCTGCTGCTCCGGCACCTCCGGTCCCGGCTGCGCCTGCGCCTATTCCGCCGCCGTCCGCCGGCTAGCCATCTCGAGGATCGAGCGCACCGTTCGCACGTGTGCGGCCTCGATGGATGCCCACAGCCCACGGGCGATCGAGTTGTCCTGCTGAACGAACGTGGCGAACAACAGTCCCGTCTCGTGGCGCTGAAGCAGCAGTTCACCCGGCATGCCAATGCGCGATTCGGCGCCGAGCAGCACGAAATCGCGATCGGTCGCGCGGATCTTCCACCCGAGCACCGACCGGTCGGAACCGGGAAGGCTGACCTTGAGGCCGATCGCCGACCACGCCGAGAGCAGGCGCAGCCGGACGCTTGCCGGTGCGTCTTCCAGGATGACGCGCATCCACTCTTCGGCGCGACGACTGTGCGGCGCATCGACATCGACGACGAAAGCATCCGCGTAGTCGATGCGAGTGAGCGTGCTTGCCGACGTGGCGTGCGCGTCGGGCGTGATCTGCCGCACTCTCGCCTCGGCCGCCTCGGTGTCGATCATTGGTGCCTCCTATCGGGTTGTGTTGAGGTGCTGAGCTTTTCGCGCCACACCCGCCCGATGTCGCGCATCATCAACGGGTAGACGATCAGGTGGCGAAAGGGAGCGATCGCCGTGAGATACGCGACGCCGAGCGCGCCGTTGGGCCGTACGAGCACAGCCAGCTGTCCGCGGAAATCACCCGACTCGCAGGCTTCGTCGCGAACCCAGCCCACATGCATCACCCCGTGCACAGTCTGGTTGGCAATCTCCAACGCGAACTCGTCGTCAGTCAGATACAGCGGAGTGAAGGGGGAGCGGTCGTCCACGAAACCGGTTGGCGCATCGCGCAAGTCGACCGGCAGCCGGTCGCGGAGCATTTCGACCCGTTTGCCGAGGCCGGTTTCCGGCCGGTCGAGGCCGAGCACCCGGCCGAGGGTCCACCGGATGGCGAACAAGGCCCGCACGATGGGAGAGGAACGCTGGGCGTCGAACGTCGACCACAATTCGACAAGTCGCCCGAAGTCGTCCGCATCACCCGGTGTCGGCAGTGCCCACACGTCGAGAATCTGGAAATCGTTGGCGATCGCATGGATTCGCCACGGTCGCGATGTGTGCTCGGTCTTGTCCAGCAACGTCGAACCAAACATACAGTACTGTATGCTTGCAGCTGCGCTGCCGTCAAGCTCTCGTCAATCAATTGGAGAACAATGGTCGCCCAGACCCGGACACCGCGGAGCACGTGGATCGACGCAGGCCTCGCCGCGCTCGCGTCAGGTGGGCCCGACGCGGTGCGGGTGGACCTCCTCGCCAAGGCGCTCGATGTGACGCGCGGTGGCTTCTACCACCACTTCGACAACAGGGGAGCCTTTCTCGAGGCGCTGCTTCAGGAGTGGGAGCACCGCAGCACCGACGAGGTGCTCGACCGTGTCGAGGCCGAGGGGGGCGACCCCCGGGACAAGGTGCGCAAGGCAGGCATGCTGACCTTCTCCGAAGATCTGCTGCCGATCGACCTCGCGGTACGCGACTGGGCACGGCGCGACAAGTCGGTGGCCCGACGGTTGCGGCGCGTCGACAACAGGCGCATGGACTACCTGCGCGCCCTGATCGGCACGTTCAGTGACGACCCGGACGACGTCGAAGCCAGGGGCATGCTCGCGTTCTCGTTGGCCATCGGCAGTCATTTCATCGCCGTTGACCACCCGGGGAGCAGTCGCAAACAGGTGCTCGAACGCGCGACCCGGCGCCTGCTGTCCTGACCTAGACGGTCACCGG
It encodes the following:
- a CDS encoding cytochrome P450: MPTPNLPPGFDFTDPDIYAERLPIEELAHMRKVAPIWWQKQERGNLAFGDDGFWVVTKHKDVKEVSRRSDVFSSNKKTALPRYRDEADPASLEAGKVVLLNQDAPHHTHLRKIISRAFTPRAIESLREELRLRARDIVKRAAAEGSGDFVEQVSCELPLQAIAGLMGVPQEDRMKLFEWSNQMVGDQDPEYGRNDPTAASVELIMYGMQMAAERGKNPGDDLVTKLVQADVEGHKLTDDEFGFFVILLAVAGNETTRNSITQGMMAFTEFPDQWELFKRERPATAADEIVRWATPVTSFQRTALEDTELSGVKIKKDDRVVIFYRSANFDEDVFDDPYTFNILRDPNPHVGFGGTGAHYCIGANLARMTIDLIFNAIADEMPDLTPISAPERLRSGWLNGIKHWQVDYTGAGAT
- a CDS encoding DUF2867 domain-containing protein; this translates as MFGSTLLDKTEHTSRPWRIHAIANDFQILDVWALPTPGDADDFGRLVELWSTFDAQRSSPIVRALFAIRWTLGRVLGLDRPETGLGKRVEMLRDRLPVDLRDAPTGFVDDRSPFTPLYLTDDEFALEIANQTVHGVMHVGWVRDEACESGDFRGQLAVLVRPNGALGVAYLTAIAPFRHLIVYPLMMRDIGRVWREKLSTSTQPDRRHQ
- a CDS encoding TetR/AcrR family transcriptional regulator produces the protein MVAQTRTPRSTWIDAGLAALASGGPDAVRVDLLAKALDVTRGGFYHHFDNRGAFLEALLQEWEHRSTDEVLDRVEAEGGDPRDKVRKAGMLTFSEDLLPIDLAVRDWARRDKSVARRLRRVDNRRMDYLRALIGTFSDDPDDVEARGMLAFSLAIGSHFIAVDHPGSSRKQVLERATRRLLS